Proteins encoded in a region of the Acholeplasma equirhinis genome:
- the nrdF gene encoding class 1b ribonucleoside-diphosphate reductase subunit beta, which yields MATKPNKKNPVVEEILYNGANWNEMEDEFTQSFYEQNLSQFWRPEDISLQPDLNVWHVLSDEMKLAYARNLLVLTFLDTHQGDIGMPVVSRSLDDHFHQRKAVINFMAAMENAVHAKSYSNIFMTYMTTPEIDELFRWGESHKNLQQIMKMIVGYYKELDRFNYLKRFEEFSPNYKELDFNIAQWKAMVASVFLETWLFYSGFYYPLFFYGQGKLMQAGEIINLILRDESIHGLYVGRLAQEIYETFDNETQDQLQEWLYKFLLELYHEQNELVESIYDSVDLSHDVKIFVRYNANKALMNLGFDPYFEQEEVNPVVLNGLNTETKTMDNFSMKGNGYQKMKSEMLKDQDFFFESEKIITFGGKKK from the coding sequence ATGGCAACAAAACCAAATAAAAAGAATCCAGTGGTAGAAGAAATTCTATATAATGGTGCCAACTGGAATGAAATGGAAGATGAGTTTACTCAATCCTTCTATGAACAAAACCTATCTCAATTTTGGCGTCCTGAAGACATTTCCTTACAACCGGACTTGAATGTATGGCATGTATTAAGTGATGAGATGAAATTAGCATATGCTAGAAACTTACTTGTCTTAACATTCCTTGATACACACCAAGGTGATATCGGAATGCCTGTTGTCTCACGTTCACTTGATGATCATTTCCATCAAAGAAAAGCAGTTATTAATTTCATGGCTGCGATGGAAAATGCAGTACATGCTAAAAGTTATTCAAATATCTTTATGACTTATATGACAACACCTGAAATTGATGAACTCTTTAGATGGGGTGAGTCACATAAAAACTTACAACAAATCATGAAAATGATTGTTGGTTATTATAAAGAACTTGATCGATTTAATTATTTAAAGCGATTCGAAGAATTCTCACCAAACTATAAAGAACTTGATTTCAATATTGCACAATGGAAAGCAATGGTTGCATCTGTTTTCCTTGAAACCTGGTTATTCTATTCAGGATTCTATTACCCACTATTCTTTTATGGTCAAGGTAAATTGATGCAAGCAGGTGAAATCATTAACTTAATCTTAAGAGATGAATCGATTCACGGTCTTTACGTAGGTAGACTTGCTCAAGAGATTTATGAAACATTTGATAATGAAACTCAAGATCAACTTCAAGAGTGGTTGTATAAGTTCTTACTTGAACTCTATCACGAACAAAATGAGCTTGTAGAATCAATTTATGATTCAGTTGACCTTTCTCACGATGTTAAGATATTCGTGCGTTATAACGCAAATAAAGCATTAATGAACTTAGGTTTTGACCCTTACTTTGAACAAGAAGAAGTAAATCCAGTTGTCTTAAATGGTTTAAATACAGAAACGAAGACAATGGATAACTTCTCAATGAAGGGTAATGGTTATCAAAAGATGAAGAGTGAAATGCTTAAAGACCAAGACTTTTTCTTTGAGAGTGAAAAAATCATTACTTTTGGAGGTAAGAAAAAATGA
- the nrdE gene encoding class 1b ribonucleoside-diphosphate reductase subunit alpha — MNQRKDIIPEWIILNNQITDENGQIRDIEKDKAAAKSYFLNEINRRTQFFHSLEEKLEYLVENNYYEKEFLSKYTMEQIQTVYDIAYAAKFRFPTYMGAFKFYNDYALKSRDGKNFLERYEDRLAVNALYHANGDFDKARQLIRSLIAQDFTPATPTLLNTGKKMRGEFVSCFLLEAGDSLNDISRISEFSMQLSKVGGGVSINLSNLRAKGEAIKGIPNVSKGVVGVAKLLDNNFRYADQMGQRTGAGAVYLNIFHADIEDFLSTKKLNADDDIRVKTLSMGVVIPDKFVELARENKDMFVFYPHTVYQEYGIDFADVSIDMNKWYDILADNPNVRKRKVNPRKLLDMIASLQGESGYPYIMFSDNVNKANPLDMPVKFSNLCTEILQPTVTSHYGDYGANADDVGMDISCNLASGHMGNMIKHNTIKETVFAAMDVMNSVSANTDIKHVPAVAKANRLNRSVGFGIMGHHGFIAENYILYGSDENLDLIDVFFNMVNYYSLQHSMLKAKETGEKFYRFEKSKYADGSYFDGRGQILPKTDKVKEIFKDIYIPTDNDWLQLKEDVLTYGLYNSHRLAIAPNGSIGYVMSATPSLTPIKQLVEERTYGNSKTYYPMPAVDKAAFMYETAYRMDNFKVIDVIAMAQKHVDQGISFELCITSDITTRELQKYYLYAHYQGIKTLYYTRTQKLKIEECESCAV; from the coding sequence ATGAATCAAAGAAAAGATATCATTCCTGAGTGGATTATCTTAAATAACCAAATCACAGACGAGAACGGTCAAATTCGTGATATTGAAAAAGACAAAGCAGCAGCCAAGAGTTACTTTTTAAATGAGATCAATAGAAGAACTCAATTTTTCCATTCACTAGAGGAAAAATTAGAATATCTTGTTGAAAATAATTATTATGAAAAAGAATTCTTATCAAAATATACAATGGAACAAATTCAAACCGTTTATGATATCGCATATGCTGCGAAGTTCCGTTTCCCAACTTATATGGGGGCATTTAAGTTTTATAACGACTATGCGTTAAAGAGTAGAGATGGTAAGAACTTCCTTGAACGATATGAAGACAGATTAGCTGTTAACGCACTTTACCATGCAAATGGTGATTTTGATAAAGCACGTCAATTAATCCGTTCATTAATTGCTCAAGATTTTACACCAGCAACACCTACCCTTCTAAATACCGGTAAGAAGATGAGAGGCGAATTTGTATCGTGTTTCTTACTTGAAGCTGGTGACTCATTAAATGACATTTCAAGAATTTCAGAATTTTCTATGCAACTTTCAAAAGTTGGTGGTGGGGTTTCAATTAACCTATCAAATCTTCGTGCAAAAGGTGAAGCGATTAAAGGTATTCCAAACGTCTCTAAAGGTGTTGTTGGGGTTGCAAAACTTCTAGATAACAACTTCCGATATGCTGACCAAATGGGGCAAAGAACTGGTGCTGGAGCCGTTTACCTTAATATCTTCCATGCGGATATTGAAGATTTCTTATCAACTAAGAAATTAAATGCAGATGATGATATCCGTGTTAAAACACTCTCAATGGGTGTTGTAATCCCTGATAAGTTTGTTGAACTTGCAAGAGAAAACAAAGACATGTTTGTTTTCTACCCACATACTGTTTACCAAGAATATGGCATTGACTTTGCAGATGTTTCAATTGATATGAATAAATGGTATGACATCCTAGCAGATAATCCAAATGTTCGTAAACGTAAAGTAAATCCAAGAAAATTATTGGATATGATTGCATCACTTCAAGGTGAATCTGGATACCCTTATATCATGTTCTCAGATAATGTGAATAAAGCTAATCCACTTGATATGCCAGTTAAATTCTCAAACCTATGTACAGAAATTCTACAACCAACCGTGACTTCACACTATGGTGATTACGGTGCAAATGCCGACGACGTTGGTATGGATATTTCATGTAACTTAGCATCAGGTCATATGGGTAATATGATCAAACACAACACAATTAAAGAAACTGTATTTGCAGCAATGGACGTTATGAACTCAGTTTCAGCAAATACAGATATCAAACATGTACCAGCTGTTGCAAAAGCAAACAGACTTAACCGTTCAGTTGGTTTTGGTATTATGGGACATCACGGTTTCATCGCTGAAAACTACATTTTATATGGTAGCGATGAAAACCTAGATTTAATTGATGTATTCTTTAATATGGTTAATTACTATTCACTTCAACATTCAATGTTAAAAGCTAAAGAAACTGGTGAAAAGTTCTATCGTTTTGAAAAGAGTAAATATGCGGATGGTTCATACTTTGATGGTCGTGGTCAAATCTTACCAAAGACTGATAAAGTTAAAGAAATCTTTAAAGATATTTACATTCCAACAGATAACGACTGGCTACAATTAAAAGAAGATGTGTTGACTTATGGCTTATATAACTCTCACCGTCTTGCGATTGCACCAAATGGTTCAATTGGTTATGTAATGTCAGCAACACCTTCATTAACTCCGATCAAACAGTTAGTTGAAGAAAGAACTTATGGTAATTCAAAAACTTACTACCCAATGCCTGCAGTAGATAAAGCTGCATTCATGTATGAAACAGCTTATCGTATGGATAACTTTAAAGTTATTGATGTCATTGCTATGGCTCAAAAACACGTTGACCAAGGTATCTCATTTGAATTATGTATCACATCAGATATCACAACAAGAGAACTTCAAAAATACTATCTATATGCACACTACCAAGGTATTAAAACTTTATACTACACACGTACTCAAAAATTAAAAATTGAAGAATGTGAATCTTGCGCAGTCTAA
- the nrdG gene encoding anaerobic ribonucleoside-triphosphate reductase activating protein, whose amino-acid sequence MLNTSELKLRINNIIDESIVDGEGVRLVVFTQGCKLRCPMCHNPLTHDLEGGVEIDLKSIQERWRKNPLLSGITVSGGEPFLQPRAVFELVKLAKADNLDVTVYSGYTYEVLRARNCPDTDLILKTADILIDGPFIHQLKNLNLLWKGSSNQRVIDLKKTIASDEVVTIH is encoded by the coding sequence GTGTTAAACACTTCAGAGCTTAAACTTCGAATTAACAATATCATTGATGAATCGATTGTAGATGGTGAAGGTGTTAGACTTGTTGTCTTTACTCAAGGGTGCAAATTAAGATGTCCAATGTGCCATAATCCACTCACCCATGATTTAGAAGGTGGCGTAGAAATTGATTTGAAATCAATTCAGGAAAGATGGCGAAAAAATCCACTCCTATCAGGGATTACAGTTTCTGGTGGTGAGCCCTTCTTACAACCTAGAGCAGTTTTTGAACTCGTTAAACTTGCTAAAGCAGATAACCTAGATGTTACTGTCTATAGCGGATATACATACGAAGTACTTCGAGCAAGAAATTGTCCGGATACGGACCTTATTTTAAAAACTGCGGATATCTTAATTGATGGACCATTCATCCATCAATTAAAAAACTTAAACCTACTTTGGAAGGGAAGTAGTAATCAAAGAGTGATTGACCTTAAAAAGACAATAGCATCTGATGAGGTTGTTACGATTCATTAA
- a CDS encoding anaerobic ribonucleoside triphosphate reductase, translating to MITKIKKRDGRIVRFNPEKINEAVTKAFLATDRGSKKADDVTTEVLNSLEQKFKNNVPTVEDIQDEVERALIRLNFSDVAKAYILYREERSKVRDRNTRLMRTYHDIAFSKSTESDLKRENANINGDTPMGAMLKYGSEGAKEFNKMFVLNPRHAKAHDEGLIHIHDLDFLTLTLTCCQIDLDNLFNGGFQTGHGSLREPQDIKTYAALACIAIQSNQNDQHGGQSVPKFDYDMAKGVKKTYIRHYRNNLSKAFELNNIFLESNELLERIKKDTGIVPELYNRSIDKEIQKFIDHDVTKLLDFVTKETTRETIKDTYQAMESLIHNLNTMHSRAGAQVPFSSLNYGTDTSHEGRLVIESILKATQAGLGQGETPIFPIQIFKLKKGVSFEKGDPNYDLFQLAMETSAKRLFPNFSFLDAPFNKKYYKEGNPNTEIAYMGCRTRVIANVFDPENEVVTGRGNLSFTSINLPRIALLSKNQEEFFKELDHTMDLVIEQLLERFDIQKQLHVYNFPFLMGQGVWINSNKLKIHETIEQVIKHGTLSVGFIGLAESLKVLIGKHHGEDVEAQKLGLKIVKFMRSKVDKKAEEMKLNFSLIATPAEGLSGRFVNIDKKKFGIIEGITDHDFYTNSFHIPVYYPIEAYKKIDIEAPYHELTNGGHITYIELDGDPQKNIKAFETIIKYMAEKGIGYGSINHAVDFDPVCKYVGIINDFCPKCGRKETPDQPFDRIRRITGYLVGTLDRFNDAKRKEVSERVKHFRA from the coding sequence ATGATAACAAAGATTAAAAAACGTGATGGAAGAATCGTAAGATTCAATCCAGAAAAGATTAATGAGGCGGTCACAAAGGCATTTTTAGCAACCGATCGTGGTTCTAAAAAGGCAGATGATGTGACCACAGAGGTACTAAACTCACTTGAACAAAAGTTTAAGAATAACGTACCCACTGTAGAGGACATTCAAGATGAAGTTGAACGTGCACTCATTAGACTTAACTTCTCAGATGTTGCAAAAGCTTACATTCTCTATCGTGAAGAGAGAAGTAAGGTTAGAGATCGAAACACCAGACTAATGCGTACATATCATGATATTGCATTTTCTAAGTCAACAGAGAGTGACTTGAAACGAGAAAATGCCAATATCAATGGTGATACACCGATGGGGGCGATGTTAAAGTACGGCAGTGAAGGCGCGAAGGAATTTAATAAGATGTTTGTCTTAAATCCACGTCATGCAAAAGCGCATGATGAAGGATTAATTCACATTCATGATTTAGACTTCTTAACCTTGACCTTAACTTGTTGTCAAATTGATTTAGATAACCTCTTTAATGGTGGTTTCCAAACTGGACACGGCTCATTAAGAGAACCGCAAGATATCAAAACATATGCAGCACTTGCATGTATTGCGATTCAATCCAATCAAAATGATCAACATGGCGGCCAATCTGTTCCTAAGTTTGATTATGATATGGCAAAAGGTGTCAAAAAAACATATATCAGACACTATAGAAACAACTTATCAAAGGCTTTCGAGTTAAATAATATTTTCTTAGAGAGCAATGAACTTTTAGAACGTATCAAAAAAGATACAGGCATTGTACCTGAACTCTACAACCGTTCAATTGACAAGGAGATTCAAAAGTTCATTGACCATGATGTAACTAAACTTCTAGATTTTGTTACCAAAGAAACAACAAGAGAAACAATTAAAGATACCTATCAAGCTATGGAAAGCTTGATTCATAATTTAAATACCATGCACTCAAGAGCAGGCGCACAAGTACCGTTCTCATCACTAAATTACGGTACCGATACATCTCATGAAGGTAGACTTGTTATTGAATCTATCCTAAAGGCTACTCAAGCAGGTTTAGGTCAAGGTGAAACGCCAATTTTCCCAATCCAAATCTTTAAACTTAAAAAAGGTGTGAGCTTTGAAAAGGGAGACCCTAATTATGACCTATTCCAATTAGCAATGGAAACAAGTGCGAAAAGATTGTTCCCTAACTTCTCATTCTTAGATGCACCCTTTAATAAAAAGTACTATAAGGAAGGCAATCCAAATACAGAGATTGCATATATGGGTTGTCGAACAAGAGTTATCGCGAACGTATTTGATCCAGAAAATGAAGTTGTTACTGGACGTGGTAATTTAAGTTTTACATCGATTAACCTTCCAAGAATTGCACTTTTATCTAAGAATCAAGAAGAATTCTTCAAAGAACTCGATCATACCATGGATTTAGTTATTGAACAATTGTTAGAAAGATTTGATATCCAAAAACAACTTCATGTGTATAACTTCCCATTCTTAATGGGACAAGGCGTATGGATTAATTCAAACAAACTTAAGATTCATGAAACCATTGAACAAGTGATTAAACATGGTACCTTAAGTGTCGGATTCATCGGTCTTGCAGAGAGTCTTAAAGTTTTAATTGGTAAACACCATGGTGAAGATGTGGAGGCTCAAAAGTTAGGCTTAAAGATTGTTAAATTTATGCGATCAAAAGTTGATAAGAAAGCTGAAGAAATGAAATTAAACTTCTCACTGATCGCAACCCCAGCTGAAGGTCTATCTGGAAGATTTGTTAACATTGATAAGAAGAAGTTTGGCATCATTGAAGGTATTACCGACCATGATTTCTATACAAACTCATTCCATATACCAGTTTATTATCCAATCGAAGCATATAAGAAGATAGATATTGAAGCACCTTATCATGAATTAACAAATGGTGGTCATATAACCTATATTGAACTTGATGGAGATCCTCAAAAGAACATTAAAGCTTTTGAAACAATTATCAAGTATATGGCAGAAAAAGGCATTGGTTATGGTTCAATTAATCACGCTGTTGATTTTGACCCAGTTTGTAAGTATGTTGGTATCATTAATGATTTTTGTCCAAAATGTGGCAGAAAAGAAACACCTGATCAACCATTTGATCGTATTAGAAGAATTACTGGTTACTTAGTTGGAACACTTGATCGATTCAATGACGCAAAGAGAAAAGAAGTGAGTGAACGTGTTAAACACTTCAGAGCTTAA
- a CDS encoding glutaredoxin family protein, translated as MSVILLTKNDCPQCAALKMFLKFGLNDKYASDIKIVNKETDTEEFEKLTSKYGILNLPTMIAADEVLTRTQPTPVVQFLEKHVGKK; from the coding sequence ATGAGTGTAATTCTTTTAACTAAAAATGATTGCCCACAATGTGCAGCATTAAAAATGTTTTTAAAGTTTGGACTGAATGATAAATATGCATCAGATATTAAAATTGTAAATAAAGAAACGGATACTGAAGAGTTTGAAAAACTCACATCAAAATACGGTATTCTTAATTTACCAACAATGATTGCAGCTGATGAAGTTCTAACAAGAACTCAACCTACACCAGTTGTTCAATTCTTAGAAAAACACGTAGGAAAGAAATGA
- the nrdI gene encoding class Ib ribonucleoside-diphosphate reductase assembly flavoprotein NrdI: MFVVFDSLTGQTKRFAQNLGYPSVHIKLYEGKPERDIFLVTRNINFGSIPETTKSFLDQYKDRVVGVAVSGNKNWGENFGRAGDLIEAQYGIPLVLKFEGSGFKQDVAFVKNWLIEKEERKED; the protein is encoded by the coding sequence GTGTTTGTAGTATTTGATAGTTTAACTGGACAAACAAAAAGGTTTGCTCAAAATTTAGGGTATCCTTCAGTCCATATTAAACTTTATGAAGGAAAACCCGAACGTGACATTTTCTTAGTAACTAGAAATATTAATTTTGGATCCATACCTGAAACAACAAAATCTTTTCTTGATCAGTATAAAGATAGAGTTGTTGGTGTTGCAGTATCTGGAAATAAAAATTGGGGTGAGAATTTCGGACGTGCAGGAGATTTAATCGAAGCACAATACGGTATTCCACTGGTATTAAAATTTGAGGGGTCCGGTTTTAAACAAGATGTTGCATTTGTTAAAAACTGGTTAATAGAAAAAGAAGAGAGAAAAGAGGATTAA